Proteins encoded within one genomic window of Prosthecobacter fusiformis:
- a CDS encoding exopolysaccharide transport family protein encodes MRDTGNELQQQAIDSWQVIRNRFGLIILSFLLVFATAAIITYIMPRKYRGLVEMKIERMQNKVQVFQRSTDDFMAPSDVVIKNEFESITKPETLYPVVDKLDLQKRWSMPNRQAALAKLRGNLDTQSSVRSDFVTIEFYDQEPGAAAEIANAVAQSYMTRRVEVESKQKQDALTMLGQQISEQEQLRDQARLKMQEARKKGGIVGEWFSNGSNSTAPGSTLRTKEESMVMSREQALLQADLEVQSLRAEIDELSKLEGDELVSRASGLKLENTNVTGMMADLNKLQVTREGLVNAGRGRKHPEVIGVDSQIILSKQLILDAVKSHVAALQTRLEFAIKRHTALQSSNEDAEKEMFDQQSAQTDYKTAVDDVAYIENLLLQLKSSYFETKAGLELVKSPATIYAIATPEGKPAKPNVALNLVLGGVLGLMLGIGLAFFLEYMDTSVKSLDDVEKFLGVPVLAVIPKDVAVLHRASGFNPDAEAYRILRTNIEFNRRNPDANCITVTSGGAGEGKSTTLCNLAFVCAQGGYSVLLIDADLRRPRMHTLFDVSNAVGLTNYLTTNVQLEEVVVRTPVENLYFLPSGMLPADSAGVLNSQRMSELIADAKSRFDLVLIDSPPILGVSDASVLANEADLTLIVVQHRKLPRHMLLRVKQTVENVGGTVLGVVLNNVDLRSDSQYQYYTSYYTYYSPNNTAAPAGHKPEKRKKQVAPGQVAKAVSAPSNGSRGDLF; translated from the coding sequence ATGCGTGACACCGGCAACGAGCTCCAGCAGCAAGCCATTGATTCCTGGCAGGTCATTCGCAATCGCTTTGGGCTGATCATCCTCTCTTTTCTCCTGGTCTTTGCGACCGCGGCCATCATCACTTACATCATGCCCAGGAAGTATCGGGGCTTGGTGGAGATGAAGATCGAGCGCATGCAAAACAAAGTGCAGGTCTTTCAGCGCAGTACGGATGACTTCATGGCACCCAGTGACGTGGTCATCAAAAATGAATTTGAGAGCATCACGAAACCGGAAACTCTCTATCCGGTGGTGGACAAACTGGACCTGCAAAAACGCTGGTCGATGCCGAACCGCCAAGCTGCCCTGGCCAAACTGAGGGGAAACCTGGATACACAGTCCAGTGTGCGTTCGGACTTTGTCACGATTGAATTTTACGATCAGGAACCTGGGGCAGCGGCGGAGATCGCGAATGCGGTGGCTCAGAGTTATATGACCCGCCGTGTGGAAGTGGAATCCAAGCAAAAGCAGGATGCGCTGACCATGCTGGGCCAGCAGATTTCTGAGCAAGAACAGCTCCGCGATCAAGCGCGGTTGAAGATGCAGGAAGCGCGGAAAAAGGGGGGGATTGTAGGTGAATGGTTTTCCAACGGTTCCAATTCCACGGCTCCTGGTTCCACCTTGAGGACGAAAGAAGAATCCATGGTCATGAGCCGTGAGCAGGCCCTGCTGCAAGCGGACCTGGAGGTGCAGTCGCTGCGGGCAGAAATCGATGAACTGAGCAAGCTGGAAGGGGATGAACTGGTTTCACGTGCCTCTGGCTTGAAGCTGGAGAATACCAACGTCACTGGCATGATGGCGGACTTGAATAAGCTACAGGTCACGAGAGAAGGTTTGGTGAATGCGGGACGTGGCAGGAAGCATCCGGAGGTGATCGGCGTGGATAGCCAGATCATCCTGTCCAAGCAGCTTATTCTTGATGCCGTGAAGTCTCACGTAGCGGCTCTACAGACCCGGCTAGAATTTGCCATCAAGCGGCATACGGCCCTTCAAAGCTCCAACGAGGATGCGGAGAAGGAGATGTTCGACCAGCAGTCTGCCCAGACCGATTATAAAACGGCGGTGGATGATGTGGCTTACATTGAGAATCTGCTGCTGCAATTGAAGTCCAGCTACTTCGAAACGAAGGCAGGGCTGGAACTGGTGAAATCCCCGGCCACGATCTATGCCATCGCGACTCCTGAAGGGAAGCCTGCCAAGCCCAATGTCGCGCTTAATCTTGTCCTGGGCGGCGTGCTGGGGCTCATGCTGGGAATCGGGCTGGCCTTCTTTTTGGAATACATGGACACTTCCGTGAAGAGTCTGGATGATGTGGAAAAATTCCTGGGCGTGCCGGTGCTGGCGGTCATCCCGAAAGATGTCGCCGTTTTGCATCGTGCCAGTGGATTCAATCCCGATGCGGAAGCTTACCGCATCCTGCGGACTAACATTGAGTTTAACCGCCGTAATCCTGATGCCAATTGCATCACTGTAACTAGCGGTGGTGCCGGGGAAGGGAAGTCCACCACGCTTTGCAATCTGGCCTTTGTCTGTGCTCAAGGGGGATACAGTGTGCTGTTAATCGATGCTGACCTGCGCCGTCCGCGCATGCACACGCTTTTCGATGTGAGCAATGCAGTGGGTCTGACCAATTATCTGACCACGAATGTGCAACTGGAGGAAGTGGTGGTGCGGACACCCGTGGAGAATTTATACTTTCTGCCTAGCGGCATGCTACCAGCGGACAGTGCCGGCGTGCTGAACTCCCAGCGCATGTCAGAGCTGATCGCCGATGCGAAGAGCCGTTTCGATCTGGTTCTTATTGATTCTCCACCCATTCTTGGCGTGAGCGATGCCTCGGTGCTGGCCAATGAAGCGGATCTGACTCTCATCGTGGTGCAGCATCGCAAGCTACCGCGTCACATGCTCCTGCGGGTGAAGCAGACTGTGGAAAACGTGGGCGGGACCGTCCTCGGCGTGGTACTGAACAATGTGGATCTGCGGAGCGATTCCCAGTACCAGTATTACACCAGTTACTACACCTACTACTCGCCTAACAACACGGCCGCTCCGGCTGGGCACAAGCCGGAGAAACGTAAAAAGCAGGTCGCGCCCGGCCAAGTTGCCAAGGCCGTCTCAGCCCCATCGAACGGTTCCCGTGGAGATTTGTTCTAA
- a CDS encoding DUF481 domain-containing protein: MRLTHTLSVTAFLALSAMSVFSQGLTAVRDFSGDFDESQPLTWSITGRTGYDSLSYSVPSPFLQDFESYYLQGGLGVTYADADPTTPWSMAVDVGAIHYLDGIPRYDDTFYNARVAFNVAHQLSQRLKISNNFYLTYEAEPNVATGASTTLYNGQYLYGFNNFNVSYAWSQRFSTTTSVTVDGISYEDDAVSGLEDRLSVLIAQQFSYALTKRTSLAAEYRYRITDYRERDDVDATSHFVLAGVDHAWSERVSGSFRVGAEFFKSDRAENTSPYGEMALSYLVARQTTARWFGSVGYDSSELGGFDTRYAVRTGLNVNHQVTKRVGVNAGVSYAYSTFDSGGGTDVAEHSLLLSTGLSYQLLENLALDARYSYSILKSDDSLREFDRNNISLGMTASF; encoded by the coding sequence ATGCGACTTACTCACACCTTGTCTGTGACGGCCTTTTTGGCCCTTTCGGCGATGTCGGTCTTTTCCCAAGGGCTGACAGCTGTTCGGGATTTTTCGGGTGATTTTGATGAGAGTCAGCCCCTGACGTGGAGCATCACTGGTCGCACCGGTTATGATTCCCTCAGCTACTCGGTGCCATCACCGTTTCTCCAGGATTTCGAGTCTTATTATCTCCAGGGTGGCCTTGGGGTGACGTATGCAGACGCAGACCCGACCACCCCCTGGAGCATGGCGGTGGATGTGGGTGCCATTCATTATCTGGACGGTATTCCTCGTTATGACGATACCTTTTATAATGCGCGGGTGGCCTTTAACGTGGCCCACCAGCTTTCCCAGAGGCTGAAAATCAGCAATAATTTTTACCTCACTTATGAGGCAGAGCCCAACGTGGCGACAGGGGCCTCGACGACACTGTATAACGGGCAATACCTTTACGGGTTCAATAACTTCAATGTCAGCTATGCCTGGTCCCAGCGTTTTTCCACGACGACATCGGTGACGGTGGATGGCATTTCTTATGAGGACGATGCGGTGTCCGGCCTGGAAGACCGCCTTTCGGTGCTGATCGCCCAGCAGTTCAGCTATGCGCTGACCAAGCGTACGAGCCTTGCCGCAGAATACCGTTACCGGATCACCGATTATCGGGAACGTGATGATGTGGATGCCACTTCACACTTTGTCCTGGCAGGCGTGGACCATGCCTGGAGTGAGCGCGTTTCCGGTTCCTTCCGTGTGGGTGCTGAGTTTTTCAAATCTGACCGGGCTGAAAACACCTCTCCGTATGGTGAAATGGCCCTCAGCTACCTGGTGGCACGGCAGACGACTGCACGCTGGTTTGGCTCTGTGGGGTATGATTCCTCTGAACTCGGCGGATTCGATACCCGGTATGCAGTCCGCACGGGTCTGAATGTGAATCACCAAGTCACCAAGCGGGTGGGAGTCAATGCTGGTGTCTCGTATGCATACAGCACCTTTGACAGTGGCGGTGGAACCGATGTGGCGGAGCATTCGTTGCTGCTTTCCACCGGTCTTTCCTACCAGTTGCTCGAAAACCTTGCTCTCGATGCCCGGTATTCTTATTCGATTCTCAAGTCGGATGATTCGTTGCGTGAATTTGACCGCAACAACATCTCTCTGGGCATGACTGCATCTTTCTAA
- a CDS encoding sigma-70 family RNA polymerase sigma factor — MSNMELDGGIKIYLREIGKTDLLTPDQEVELAERIKRGDPEARSHMIRANLRLVVKIAQDYANYGLPLLDLISEGNIGLMKAVERFDPNKGGKLSTYAAWWIKQSIKRALANQSKTIRLPVHMVDKISKMRRVAMAMSEELGREPTDDELSEEIGIDRAKLSQLKVASMRPASLDAPISDDDSTEFGEIVGDENAQTPFDLLSHKNMHGQLDGLLTVLDERERKIIDARFGLAGQKPRTLEEVGQEFGVTRERIRQLQNIALRKLRRALQKKEDPIPKALRNAGAKKKKKAAAAEDKLLG, encoded by the coding sequence ATGTCAAACATGGAACTCGACGGAGGTATCAAGATCTACCTGCGGGAGATCGGCAAGACCGACTTGCTGACTCCTGATCAGGAGGTAGAACTCGCCGAGCGCATCAAGCGCGGCGACCCAGAAGCGCGATCACACATGATCCGCGCCAACCTCCGGCTGGTCGTTAAGATCGCCCAGGATTACGCCAACTATGGCCTGCCACTTCTGGACCTCATCTCTGAAGGAAACATCGGCCTCATGAAAGCCGTAGAGCGCTTCGACCCTAATAAGGGTGGCAAGCTCTCCACATACGCCGCCTGGTGGATCAAACAATCCATCAAGCGCGCTCTGGCCAACCAGTCCAAGACCATCCGCCTGCCTGTCCACATGGTGGACAAGATCAGCAAGATGCGCCGTGTCGCCATGGCCATGTCTGAAGAACTGGGCCGTGAACCCACCGACGACGAACTCTCTGAAGAAATCGGCATCGATCGGGCCAAGCTCAGCCAGCTCAAGGTCGCCTCCATGCGCCCAGCTTCCCTGGATGCACCCATCAGCGACGACGACAGCACCGAATTCGGTGAAATCGTCGGCGATGAAAATGCGCAGACCCCTTTCGATCTCCTCAGCCACAAAAACATGCATGGCCAGTTGGACGGCCTGCTGACCGTGCTGGACGAGCGCGAGCGCAAGATCATCGATGCCCGTTTCGGCCTCGCCGGACAAAAGCCGCGCACTTTGGAAGAAGTGGGCCAGGAATTCGGCGTCACCCGTGAGCGTATCCGTCAGCTTCAGAACATCGCCCTGCGTAAGCTGCGCCGTGCTCTGCAGAAGAAGGAAGATCCCATCCCAAAAGCCCTGCGCAACGCCGGTGCAAAAAAGAAGAAAAAAGCCGCCGCAGCCGAAGACAAGCTGCTGGGCTGA
- a CDS encoding ComF family protein: protein MPAVQPVLRATRQLWQAALDLLYPRVCQGCEAPLPPDAPRQGIPAWFCGSCREELVEVQAPYCAVCGEPYDGAITQAFVCKNCVGRRIAFDFAVSGYKAEGPLREMILHYKYRRDLSLRAGLADILSTALNDPRLASEDLSQWLLVPVPLHFTRQFWRGFNQSWELCRSLSRQTGIPTAQVLQRQMRTRPQARLHRKKRLQNLKQAFALLPDRPWRRSPDLRGRRILLVDDVLTTGATAHECAKILKLNAGVEKVVVITAARG from the coding sequence ATGCCCGCTGTCCAGCCCGTTCTCCGCGCCACCCGGCAACTATGGCAGGCTGCCTTGGACCTCCTGTATCCCCGCGTCTGCCAGGGCTGCGAAGCCCCCCTGCCCCCAGATGCCCCACGCCAGGGCATCCCTGCCTGGTTTTGCGGATCCTGCCGCGAGGAACTCGTCGAAGTCCAGGCCCCTTACTGCGCCGTCTGCGGGGAGCCCTACGATGGGGCCATAACCCAGGCCTTTGTTTGCAAAAACTGTGTCGGTCGCCGGATCGCCTTCGATTTCGCCGTCTCCGGTTACAAAGCCGAAGGCCCCCTTCGTGAGATGATCCTTCATTACAAATACCGTCGCGATCTCTCCCTCCGCGCCGGCTTGGCCGATATCCTCAGCACCGCGCTTAATGACCCACGCCTCGCTTCCGAAGATCTCAGTCAATGGCTCCTAGTGCCCGTCCCTCTGCACTTCACACGCCAGTTCTGGCGTGGCTTTAATCAAAGCTGGGAGCTCTGCCGCAGCCTCTCCCGCCAGACCGGCATCCCCACCGCCCAGGTCCTGCAGCGGCAAATGAGGACCCGCCCCCAAGCCCGCCTGCATCGCAAAAAGCGTCTGCAAAATCTCAAACAAGCCTTTGCCCTCCTCCCTGACCGCCCCTGGCGGCGCTCCCCGGACCTCCGCGGGAGGCGTATCCTCCTTGTGGATGACGTCCTTACCACCGGTGCGACTGCTCACGAATGCGCAAAAATCTTGAAGCTGAACGCCGGAGTAGAAAAAGTGGTGGTGATTACCGCAGCGCGTGGTTAG
- the accD gene encoding acetyl-CoA carboxylase, carboxyltransferase subunit beta has translation MGFFKKRTVNELGEKKQDMPEGLWTKCPSCSESLFEQTLARNLRVCINCGYHFTISSDERIASLVDEGSFQEMDQNLDSVDALGFKGYVDKVKAYQTKTGLKEAVVTGRATIEGVPVLIAVMDFRFLGASMGSVVGEKITRAIEAATAEGKAVIVFSASGGARMHEGILSLMQMAKTSGALARHAEARLPYFSVLTHPTTGGVTASFATLGDIIIAEPKCMIGFAGPRVVKETTHADLPPGFQTAEFMKLHGLVDMIVERKDMRSTISNLLKYVSTAKAA, from the coding sequence ATGGGATTTTTCAAAAAGCGCACCGTCAATGAATTGGGAGAAAAGAAACAGGACATGCCTGAAGGCCTGTGGACCAAGTGTCCATCCTGTAGCGAAAGCCTCTTTGAGCAGACCCTCGCCCGCAACCTCCGCGTCTGCATCAACTGTGGTTACCACTTCACCATCAGCAGCGATGAGCGCATCGCCAGCCTTGTGGATGAAGGCAGCTTCCAGGAAATGGACCAGAACCTCGATTCCGTGGATGCCCTCGGTTTCAAAGGTTATGTGGACAAAGTAAAAGCCTACCAGACCAAGACGGGCCTCAAGGAAGCCGTCGTCACGGGCCGCGCCACCATTGAGGGCGTCCCCGTCCTCATTGCTGTCATGGATTTCCGCTTCCTCGGTGCCAGCATGGGCAGCGTCGTCGGTGAAAAAATCACCCGCGCCATTGAGGCCGCCACGGCTGAAGGAAAAGCCGTCATCGTTTTCTCCGCCTCCGGGGGTGCACGCATGCACGAAGGCATCCTCAGCCTCATGCAGATGGCCAAGACCAGCGGTGCCCTCGCCCGCCATGCCGAAGCACGTCTGCCTTACTTCTCCGTCCTCACCCACCCCACCACCGGCGGCGTCACCGCCAGCTTCGCCACCTTGGGGGATATCATCATTGCCGAGCCTAAATGCATGATCGGTTTCGCCGGCCCCCGTGTGGTCAAAGAAACCACCCACGCAGATCTGCCTCCAGGTTTCCAGACCGCTGAGTTCATGAAGCTGCACGGCCTCGTGGACATGATCGTGGAGCGCAAAGACATGCGCTCGACGATTTCCAATCTGCTCAAATACGTCAGCACTGCCAAGGCAGCCTGA
- a CDS encoding MFS transporter, translating to MTSSPSKWYTGVTRYQWLVLVVASLGWVFDAFEGQLFNLTRGAMLSELLGVGPGDAEAKQWGDIFLGIFLAGGTFGGLLFGSLGDKIGRKPVMVMTILFYSIFSGLTYFATELWHVGVLRFLVAMGVGGEWAVAAALVAEIFPKHARTHAGGIFHATGVLGTWLATLTSIGVENEWRLAYLIGILPALLTLWVRSSVKEPEKWQEARSSGKRMGSYADLFGDARWRVRALLGMLLAAVGLGTFWGVCVASQDLTRELLLSLNYASTDAEKEAKFAYGIIQVLGAGLGQLSFGPMCARLGRKRTFALMHVLSFLMVLAVCYVPQSYGQMLVMLPLLGFVTLSIHAGYAIYFPELFPNHLRSTGSSFCFNAGRLIAAPMLILSGYVKTLTSLPNAVAMMGGLFLAGLLVLVFLPETKGQELPE from the coding sequence ATGACTTCTTCTCCCTCCAAATGGTACACGGGTGTCACCCGGTATCAGTGGCTTGTCCTTGTGGTGGCCTCGCTGGGGTGGGTGTTTGATGCGTTTGAGGGGCAGCTTTTTAACCTGACACGGGGGGCGATGCTTTCAGAACTGCTGGGGGTGGGGCCGGGGGATGCAGAGGCGAAGCAATGGGGGGATATTTTTTTGGGGATCTTCCTGGCGGGAGGGACGTTTGGAGGGCTGCTGTTCGGGTCGCTGGGGGATAAGATCGGGAGGAAACCGGTGATGGTGATGACGATCCTGTTTTACTCCATCTTCTCAGGCCTAACTTACTTTGCGACGGAACTCTGGCATGTGGGCGTCTTGCGGTTTTTGGTGGCGATGGGTGTGGGGGGGGAGTGGGCGGTGGCGGCGGCGCTGGTGGCTGAAATTTTCCCCAAACATGCGCGCACGCATGCGGGAGGCATCTTTCATGCGACGGGGGTGCTCGGTACGTGGCTAGCGACGCTGACCTCCATCGGGGTGGAGAATGAATGGCGTCTGGCCTACCTCATCGGCATCCTGCCTGCGCTGCTGACGCTGTGGGTGAGGAGCTCAGTGAAGGAACCCGAAAAATGGCAGGAGGCGAGGTCCAGCGGCAAACGCATGGGTAGCTATGCGGATCTTTTTGGGGATGCGCGGTGGCGTGTGCGGGCGCTGCTGGGGATGCTGCTGGCGGCGGTGGGGCTGGGCACTTTTTGGGGAGTCTGCGTGGCGTCGCAGGACCTGACGCGGGAGCTGCTGCTGAGCTTGAATTATGCGAGTACTGATGCGGAGAAGGAGGCCAAGTTTGCCTATGGCATCATCCAGGTGCTGGGGGCTGGGTTGGGGCAGCTCAGCTTTGGCCCGATGTGTGCGCGACTGGGACGAAAGCGGACCTTTGCGCTGATGCATGTGCTCAGTTTCCTGATGGTGCTGGCGGTGTGCTATGTGCCGCAGAGCTATGGGCAGATGCTGGTGATGCTGCCTTTGCTCGGCTTTGTGACGTTGAGCATCCACGCGGGGTATGCGATTTATTTCCCTGAGCTGTTTCCGAATCATCTGCGTTCCACGGGTTCCAGCTTTTGTTTCAATGCAGGGCGTCTGATAGCAGCACCGATGCTGATCCTTTCTGGCTATGTGAAGACGCTGACGTCCCTGCCGAATGCGGTGGCGATGATGGGAGGTCTCTTTTTGGCGGGGCTGCTGGTGCTGGTCTTCCTGCCGGAGACGAAGGGGCAGGAACTGCCGGAGTGA
- a CDS encoding Gfo/Idh/MocA family protein — MSVPVRFALAGFGAWGKLHAQSIAGNVDAHLVAIAAPSDASRAEAEALYPGVQIFADAAEMIAQAEFDILDIVTPSHTHREMAVAAMTRGKHVLLEKPMAITLEDCKAIVAAAKEHGVQLAVGHELRLSSQWGEIKKIIDSGRIGEPQYVLVELLRKPYRLGASGWRYDPHRVGSWVLEEPIHFFDLARWYLEGSGDPVELYAYGNSRDAERPGLFDNFSAMFKYANGSYAVVSQTLAAFEHHQTVKVSGTKGALWAGWSGALDRTLEPSYFLKVFDGENLEEVKLEKHSGEVFELREEIAQCVEMVRTGKPPVASGMDGLWSAGLCLVAEESIRQGKPLPVGEMLKF, encoded by the coding sequence ATGTCTGTTCCCGTCCGTTTTGCCCTCGCAGGTTTTGGTGCCTGGGGGAAATTGCATGCCCAGTCCATCGCCGGAAATGTGGATGCGCACCTGGTGGCCATCGCGGCTCCATCAGATGCCTCACGAGCTGAAGCCGAGGCTTTGTATCCAGGCGTGCAGATCTTTGCGGATGCGGCGGAGATGATCGCGCAGGCGGAGTTTGATATTCTGGACATCGTGACGCCGAGCCATACGCATCGGGAGATGGCTGTGGCAGCGATGACGAGGGGCAAGCATGTGTTGCTGGAGAAGCCGATGGCCATCACGCTGGAGGATTGTAAAGCGATCGTTGCGGCGGCCAAGGAGCATGGGGTGCAACTGGCGGTGGGGCATGAGCTTCGCCTGTCCTCGCAATGGGGAGAGATCAAAAAGATCATCGATAGCGGGAGGATAGGGGAGCCGCAATACGTGCTGGTGGAATTGCTGCGCAAGCCCTACCGCCTGGGGGCCAGCGGCTGGCGGTATGACCCGCACCGGGTAGGGAGCTGGGTGCTGGAGGAGCCGATCCATTTCTTCGACCTCGCGCGCTGGTATCTGGAAGGCAGTGGCGATCCGGTGGAACTTTATGCGTATGGAAACTCGCGGGATGCTGAGCGGCCAGGGTTGTTCGACAACTTCAGCGCGATGTTTAAATATGCCAATGGCAGCTATGCGGTGGTATCGCAGACACTGGCGGCTTTTGAACATCACCAGACAGTGAAGGTGAGCGGTACGAAAGGGGCGCTCTGGGCAGGCTGGAGCGGTGCGCTGGACCGGACACTGGAGCCGAGTTACTTTCTGAAGGTCTTTGATGGTGAAAACCTGGAGGAAGTGAAGCTGGAAAAGCACAGTGGTGAAGTTTTTGAACTGCGCGAGGAAATCGCCCAATGCGTGGAGATGGTCCGCACGGGCAAGCCACCGGTTGCCAGCGGGATGGATGGGCTATGGTCCGCCGGTCTGTGTCTGGTGGCGGAGGAATCCATCCGGCAGGGGAAGCCGCTGCCGGTGGGGGAGATGCTGAAGTTTTGA
- a CDS encoding LLM class flavin-dependent oxidoreductase, producing the protein MFPPISLRTPERRAEIAWFSALCGDDCEYLGIQDGSRRSSYEHCRSIIQKADDLGFQNILLPSGWIAGQDALSFAAAVAPQTQRINQLVALRMGEVWPPMLARAIATVDHLSKGRLCINIISSDMPGLKESNAVRYGRSSEIIQILRQLWTTDGPLEWKGEHYNFSLPTCDPAKPYQQNGGPLLYFGGISPLAQDLCAKHCDVFLMWPETEERLMETMRGMSEKAAGYGRKIDFGLRIHVIVRETEADAKAAANKLISRLDLEKGQEMRNRSMDSHSAGVLRQDELRAQSKDLFIEDHVWSGIGLARSGCGSAIVGDPDQVLAKLNRYMDMGMRSFILSGYPHLDECDLFAKYVLPRLPTCRLNEVQGRLVADPVTPLTTGVW; encoded by the coding sequence ATGTTCCCGCCCATCTCATTGCGCACTCCTGAACGCCGTGCGGAAATCGCCTGGTTTTCAGCTCTGTGTGGGGATGACTGTGAGTATCTGGGGATTCAGGATGGAAGTCGGCGCAGCAGCTATGAGCATTGCCGAAGCATTATCCAAAAAGCGGATGATCTGGGGTTTCAAAACATATTGCTGCCTTCAGGCTGGATCGCCGGGCAGGATGCGCTGAGCTTTGCGGCAGCGGTGGCTCCTCAAACCCAACGCATCAACCAACTGGTGGCGCTACGAATGGGGGAGGTGTGGCCACCGATGCTGGCGCGGGCGATTGCGACGGTGGACCATCTTTCCAAAGGGCGGCTGTGCATCAATATCATCTCTTCTGACATGCCCGGCCTGAAAGAGAGCAATGCAGTGCGGTATGGCCGCAGTAGTGAGATCATCCAGATCCTGCGTCAATTGTGGACGACGGATGGCCCTCTGGAGTGGAAGGGGGAGCATTACAATTTCAGCCTGCCTACCTGTGATCCCGCGAAACCATATCAACAAAATGGCGGGCCTTTGCTCTACTTTGGTGGCATATCCCCCCTGGCACAGGACCTGTGTGCGAAGCATTGCGATGTGTTTTTAATGTGGCCGGAAACGGAAGAGCGCCTGATGGAAACGATGCGTGGAATGTCTGAAAAAGCGGCGGGCTATGGCCGCAAAATTGATTTCGGCCTGCGCATCCATGTGATCGTGAGAGAGACGGAGGCGGATGCCAAAGCTGCGGCTAACAAACTTATCTCCCGGTTGGATCTGGAAAAAGGGCAGGAGATGCGGAACCGGTCCATGGACAGTCACAGCGCCGGTGTGCTGCGCCAGGATGAACTGCGGGCGCAGAGCAAGGACCTGTTTATCGAAGACCACGTGTGGTCAGGGATCGGCCTGGCACGCAGCGGCTGCGGCAGCGCCATCGTAGGGGATCCTGACCAAGTGCTGGCCAAGCTGAACCGGTACATGGACATGGGGATGCGCTCATTCATCTTGAGTGGCTATCCGCATCTGGATGAATGCGACCTCTTCGCCAAATATGTGCTGCCGCGCCTGCCGACCTGCCGTTTGAACGAAGTGCAGGGGAGGCTTGTTGCTGACCCGGTGACGCCTTTGACCACGGGTGTATGGTGA
- a CDS encoding ROK family protein yields the protein MRTKPADQTVLLASILLQLRGQQATSRSSLAKVTNLSPSTVGIYVDHLLSLGYVNESGLEQGAMGRPQRKLTLNPDIGWFVGVEFNAERVQAVRVDFAGNLISSIVRPLPPGVTTSVVLEEIRQSIHALARVAPGNLMSIGVGVPGLVNAASGMAMHYSFIPDWRDVPMVQTLKKEFPVTVTMENNLRAIALAERWFGGGRHLDDYVILGPRRGFGVAIMKNGQLVRGGHQAAGEIGRWPWPLDGTGGEVHDELTASAVWQKLAGAPQDATLPADLRSALHAYADEAGVVWQQIITDYARVIGILHLLLDAKTYFLHGPLTALGNRFCQEITERSIQLMPALRSMPPEIVPSDLGDEAGALGAASLAMEAWVPDLNGTKVG from the coding sequence ATGCGCACCAAGCCTGCTGATCAGACCGTACTCCTTGCCTCCATCCTTCTGCAACTCAGAGGACAGCAGGCGACATCCCGCAGCAGCCTCGCTAAGGTCACCAATCTCTCGCCTTCCACGGTCGGCATCTACGTGGATCACCTCCTTTCACTCGGATATGTCAATGAATCAGGCCTTGAGCAAGGAGCCATGGGCCGCCCCCAGCGAAAGCTCACCCTGAATCCTGACATCGGCTGGTTCGTCGGCGTGGAGTTCAATGCTGAGCGTGTGCAGGCTGTCAGAGTGGACTTCGCCGGTAATCTTATTTCATCCATTGTTAGGCCACTCCCACCGGGCGTCACCACCTCCGTCGTGCTGGAGGAGATACGTCAGTCCATCCATGCACTGGCCCGCGTGGCTCCAGGCAACCTGATGTCCATAGGCGTCGGCGTTCCCGGTCTCGTCAATGCCGCTTCAGGCATGGCCATGCACTATTCATTCATCCCGGACTGGCGTGATGTGCCCATGGTTCAGACCCTCAAAAAAGAATTCCCCGTCACGGTGACCATGGAAAACAATCTTCGCGCCATTGCCTTGGCGGAACGCTGGTTCGGCGGCGGCCGTCATCTCGATGATTATGTCATCCTGGGTCCGCGCCGGGGATTCGGCGTCGCCATCATGAAAAATGGCCAGCTTGTCCGGGGCGGTCATCAGGCTGCCGGTGAAATTGGACGTTGGCCCTGGCCCCTTGATGGCACTGGGGGGGAAGTCCATGATGAACTTACAGCCTCTGCCGTCTGGCAAAAACTCGCCGGTGCCCCTCAGGATGCCACCTTGCCAGCCGACCTCCGTTCCGCCCTTCATGCCTATGCCGACGAAGCTGGCGTTGTCTGGCAGCAGATCATTACCGATTACGCACGCGTCATCGGCATCCTTCATCTCCTGCTGGATGCCAAAACCTATTTCCTCCACGGCCCACTCACCGCTTTAGGAAATCGTTTCTGCCAAGAGATTACAGAACGCAGCATCCAGCTAATGCCGGCGTTACGCTCCATGCCTCCAGAGATTGTCCCTTCGGACTTAGGGGATGAAGCCGGTGCACTCGGTGCCGCCAGCCTCGCCATGGAGGCATGGGTCCCGGATCTCAACGGCACAAAAGTCGGTTGA